Proteins encoded within one genomic window of Girardinichthys multiradiatus isolate DD_20200921_A chromosome 21, DD_fGirMul_XY1, whole genome shotgun sequence:
- the nfx1 gene encoding transcriptional repressor NF-X1 isoform X2, with protein MAEGSSDPPDLNPDGTPHHKQHHHSSRRARPRPNNDRNPSGYSYDPSQQYGNFHQGDAAKRKGRGRGWREENRCLSGNFGGSGHWQQKPGRELGSFGAGNRCAGSMDGPDVPSWRENGNRDLQLTNKEQEAQVKKARNTGQEQRKGEENKKNDHTSIPDQRSHATREESTHSETTKRAQPSRPGGRPQMYDQQRKNGDGKQRRGPIKPPKAPSHEEVDSKRGAGGQDGCEHGRSSQNPACKAGKVSGPQKPFQGRGGRRTDFQNINSGQKISEKMPKSKETQTGCLIEQLSEEKYECMVCCDVIRVMAPVWSCQSCFHVFHLNCIKKWARSPASQADDSSEGWRCPACQNVALKHPTAYTCFCAKVTNPEWQRSEIPHSCGDMCGKKRSGLDCNHPCNILCHPGPCPSCPAFVTKTCVCGKMSQPMRCGQASVLQCDKVCGALLNCGEHCCMQVCHSGACQPCQLQVQQVCYCGVTTRTVPCGTDKEGFDGAGHFSCQKLCSKMLDCEAHRCQQVCHHGPCQPCPRSLSLVKTCPCGQTPLTKLLDLGYSERRSCSDPIPSCGKTCNRPLPCGSNDTIHMCQNLCHEGSCGPCSLTSTIRCRCGSMTKEVPCANIQNEDELVFTCERRCNKKRSCGRHKCGELCCVKVEHRCPMICGYKLNCGLHRCQEPCHKGNCEPCWQSSFDELTCHCGASVLYPPIPCGTKPPECKNPCMRRHECDHPVFHNCHSDEKCPPCTYLTQKWCMGKHEQRSNIPCHLQDISCGLTCNKMLPCEMHRCKRLCHRGDCLSEDGCQQPCMLPRPYCGHPCSAPCHRGSSCPRTTCTAKVALQCDCGRRKESVACTEAANSYQRFAAIAMASKLSDMQLGDSMDIGPLLTKKEQKQTRLECDQECATLERNRRLAEALQIDSSSDPFNARSTSVYSDTLKEDGRKDLKFLSEVEEEIKSLVDLANKGKQPKRSHCFPPMNREHRKIIHELAEVYGVESVSYDSEPKRNVVITAHKGKSACPNSSLTSVIEREKAARAPPPIAHIKQHSSKAVSGSTWSKTVKEEPVIDYFDVQD; from the exons ATGGCTGAAGGCTCCTCAG acCCACCTGACCTCAATCCAGATGGTACGCCGCATCACAAGCAGCATCACCACAGCTCTAGGAGAGCCCGACCCAGGCCTAACAACGACAGAAACCCGAGCGGTTACAGCTATGATCCGTCTCAACAATATGGAAACTTTCATCAAG GGGATGCAGCCAAGAGAAAAGGTAGAGGAAGAGGATGGAGAGAAGAAAACAGATGCTTAAGTGGAAATTTTGGAGGTTCTGGCCACTGGCAGCAAAAACCTGGTAGAGAGTTAGGTTCTTTTGGTGCAGGCAACAGATGTGCTGGTTCCATGGATGGACCTGATGTGCCgagttggagagaaaatgggaaCAGGGATCTGCAGCTAACCAATAAAGAACAAGAGGCTCAAGTTAAAAAAGCAAGAAACACCGGCCaggagcagaggaagggagaagaaaataagaaaaatgatcATACGTCCATACCAGATCAAAGATCTCATGCTACCAGAGAAGAAAGCACCCATTCAGAGACTACCAAAAGAGCTCAACCGAGCAGGCCAGGGGGCAGACCTCAAATGTACGATCAACAGAGGAAAAACGGGGACGGGAAGCAACGACGCGGACCAATTAAGCCTCCAAAAGCACCGTCTCATGAGGAGGTGGACTCAAAGAGAGGGGCTGGTGGCCAGGATGGCTGTGAACATGGCAGATCATCTCAGAATCCTGCCTGCAAAGCTGGAAAAGTCTCAGGGCCTCAGAAACCTTTTCAGGGAAGAGGAGGGAGAAGGACGGACTTTCAGAACATCAACTCGGGTCAGAAGATCTCGGAAAAAAtgccaaaaagcaaagaaacacaGACAG GGTGCCTGATCGAACAGCTGTCCGAGGAGAAGTACGAGTGCATGGTGTGCTGCGACGTCATCCGGGTCATGGCCCCCGTGTGGAGCTGCCAGAGCTGCTTCCACGTCTTCCATCTGAACTGCATCAAGAAGTGGGCTCGATCCCCGGCCTCGCAGGCAGACG attCGTCTGAAGGTTGGCGTTGTCCTGCCTGCCAGAATGTTGCACTGAAACACCCGACCGCCTACACCTGCTTCTGTG CTAAAGTGACGAACCCTGAGTGGCAGCGCAGCGAGATTCCCCACAGCTGCGGTGACATGTGTGGGAAGAAGAGGAGCGGACTGGACTGCAACCACCCCTGTAACAT CTTGTGCCATCCTGGACCTTGTCCTTCATGTCCTGCCTTTGTCACCAAAACCTGCGTCTGTGGGAAGATGAG TCAGCCGATGCGCTGCGGCCAGGCCTCGGTCCTCCAGTGTGACAAAGTCTGTGGGGCTTTACTCAACTGTGGTGAACACTGTTGCATGCAGGTGTGCCACAGCGGTGCGTGTCAGCCCTGCCAGCTGCAGGTTCAGCAGG TTTGTTACTGTGGCGTTACCACTCGGACCGTCCCGTGCGGCACAGATAAAGAGGGATTTGATGGCGCAGGACATTTCTCCTGTCAAAAACTTTGCTCCAA GATGTTGGACTGTGAAGCTCACCGGTGCCAGCAGGTGTGCCACCACGGACCGTGCCAGCCGTGCCCGCGCTCTTTGAGCCTGGTGAAAACGTGTCCCTGTGGTCAGACGCCACTGACCAAACTGCTGGATCTAGGCTACTCTGAGCGACGAAGCTGCTCCGATCCCATCCCGTCCTGCGGAAAGACGTGCAACAGACCTCTGCCTTGTGGCTCCAATG ACACCATCCATATGTGTCAGAATTTGTGCCATGAGGGGAGCTGCGGACCCTGCTCTCTGACCTCAACAATCAGGTGCCGCTGCGGCTCCATGACGAAG gaggtACCATGtgcaaatattcaaaatgaag ATGAGCTCGTCTTCACCTGTGAGAGGCGATGCAACAAGAAGCGCTCCTGTGGTCGACACAAGTGTGGAGAGCTGTGTTGTGTG AAGGTGGAGCACAGGTGCCCCATGATCTGTGGCTACAAGCTGAACTGTGGCCTCCACCGCTGCCAGGAGCCGTGCCACAAAGGGAACTGTGAGCCCTGCTGGCAGTCCA GTTTTGATGAGCTGACGTGTCATTGCGGCGCCTCTGTGTTGTACCCCCCGATCCCCTGTGGCACAAAGCCGCCAGAGTGCAAAAACCCATGCATGAGAAGACACGAGTGTGACCATCCAG TGTTTCACAACTGCCACAGCGATGAGAAATGCCCACCTTGCACATACCTCACTCAGAAATGGTGCATGGGAAAGCATGAG CAACGCAGCAACATCCCGTGTCACCTACAAGACATTTCCTGCGGTCTGACGTGTAATAAGATGCTGCCTTGTGAAATGCACCGCTGCAAACGGCTCTGCCATCGCGGAGACTGCCTGTCAGAGGACGGCTGCCAGCAGCCGTGCATGCTGCCCCGTCCATACTGCGGCCACCCGTGCTCTGCTCCCTGTCACAGAGGCAGCAGCTGCCCACGCACCACCTGCACTGCCAAG GTCGCGCTCCAGTGTGACTGCGGTCGAAGAAAGGAAAGTGTTGCCTGCACAGAAGCTGCCAATTCTTATCAGAG GTTTGCAGCCATCGCGATGGCCAGCAAACTGTCTGACATGCAGCTCGGCGACTCTATGGACATCGGTCCACTCCTCACcaagaaggagcagaaacagACGAG GCTGGAGTGTGATCAAGAATGCGCCACTTTGGAGAGAAACCGACGTCTGGCCGAGGCATTGCAGATAGACTCGTCCTCAGACCCCTTCAACGCTCGCTCAACCTCTGTTTACAGCGACACCCTCAAAGAGGACGGCAG AAAGGACCTGAAGTTTCTCTCTGAGGTAGAGGAAGAGATCAAGAGTCTTGTTGACCTTGCCAATAAG GGAAAACAGCCAAAGAGGAGCCACTGCTTTCCGCCGATGAACAGGGAGCACCGGAAGATCATCCACGAGCTGGCCGAGGTCTACGGCGTCGAGAGCGTGAGCTACGACAGCGAGCCCAAACGGAACGTGGTCATCACGGCCCACAA AGGGAAGTCAGCCTGTCCAAACTCAAGCCTGACATCGGTGATAGAGAGGGAGAAGGCTGCGAGGGCGCCTCCTCCCATCGCTCATATCAAACAGCACAGCAGCAA GGCTGTGAGTGGAAGCACCTGGTCAAAGACTGTTAAAGAGGAGCCTGTGATCGATTATTTTGATGTTCAGGACTGA
- the nfx1 gene encoding transcriptional repressor NF-X1 isoform X1: protein MAEGSSDPPDLNPDGTPHHKQHHHSSRRARPRPNNDRNPSGYSYDPSQQYGNFHQGFKHAFGQNNSNYAEYNTVPYPEGDAAKRKGRGRGWREENRCLSGNFGGSGHWQQKPGRELGSFGAGNRCAGSMDGPDVPSWRENGNRDLQLTNKEQEAQVKKARNTGQEQRKGEENKKNDHTSIPDQRSHATREESTHSETTKRAQPSRPGGRPQMYDQQRKNGDGKQRRGPIKPPKAPSHEEVDSKRGAGGQDGCEHGRSSQNPACKAGKVSGPQKPFQGRGGRRTDFQNINSGQKISEKMPKSKETQTGCLIEQLSEEKYECMVCCDVIRVMAPVWSCQSCFHVFHLNCIKKWARSPASQADDSSEGWRCPACQNVALKHPTAYTCFCAKVTNPEWQRSEIPHSCGDMCGKKRSGLDCNHPCNILCHPGPCPSCPAFVTKTCVCGKMSQPMRCGQASVLQCDKVCGALLNCGEHCCMQVCHSGACQPCQLQVQQVCYCGVTTRTVPCGTDKEGFDGAGHFSCQKLCSKMLDCEAHRCQQVCHHGPCQPCPRSLSLVKTCPCGQTPLTKLLDLGYSERRSCSDPIPSCGKTCNRPLPCGSNDTIHMCQNLCHEGSCGPCSLTSTIRCRCGSMTKEVPCANIQNEDELVFTCERRCNKKRSCGRHKCGELCCVKVEHRCPMICGYKLNCGLHRCQEPCHKGNCEPCWQSSFDELTCHCGASVLYPPIPCGTKPPECKNPCMRRHECDHPVFHNCHSDEKCPPCTYLTQKWCMGKHEQRSNIPCHLQDISCGLTCNKMLPCEMHRCKRLCHRGDCLSEDGCQQPCMLPRPYCGHPCSAPCHRGSSCPRTTCTAKVALQCDCGRRKESVACTEAANSYQRFAAIAMASKLSDMQLGDSMDIGPLLTKKEQKQTRLECDQECATLERNRRLAEALQIDSSSDPFNARSTSVYSDTLKEDGRKDLKFLSEVEEEIKSLVDLANKGKQPKRSHCFPPMNREHRKIIHELAEVYGVESVSYDSEPKRNVVITAHKGKSACPNSSLTSVIEREKAARAPPPIAHIKQHSSKAVSGSTWSKTVKEEPVIDYFDVQD, encoded by the exons ATGGCTGAAGGCTCCTCAG acCCACCTGACCTCAATCCAGATGGTACGCCGCATCACAAGCAGCATCACCACAGCTCTAGGAGAGCCCGACCCAGGCCTAACAACGACAGAAACCCGAGCGGTTACAGCTATGATCCGTCTCAACAATATGGAAACTTTCATCAAGGTTTCAAACACGCATTTGgccaaaataattcaaattatGCTGAGTATAACACTGTTCCCTATCCTGAAGGGGATGCAGCCAAGAGAAAAGGTAGAGGAAGAGGATGGAGAGAAGAAAACAGATGCTTAAGTGGAAATTTTGGAGGTTCTGGCCACTGGCAGCAAAAACCTGGTAGAGAGTTAGGTTCTTTTGGTGCAGGCAACAGATGTGCTGGTTCCATGGATGGACCTGATGTGCCgagttggagagaaaatgggaaCAGGGATCTGCAGCTAACCAATAAAGAACAAGAGGCTCAAGTTAAAAAAGCAAGAAACACCGGCCaggagcagaggaagggagaagaaaataagaaaaatgatcATACGTCCATACCAGATCAAAGATCTCATGCTACCAGAGAAGAAAGCACCCATTCAGAGACTACCAAAAGAGCTCAACCGAGCAGGCCAGGGGGCAGACCTCAAATGTACGATCAACAGAGGAAAAACGGGGACGGGAAGCAACGACGCGGACCAATTAAGCCTCCAAAAGCACCGTCTCATGAGGAGGTGGACTCAAAGAGAGGGGCTGGTGGCCAGGATGGCTGTGAACATGGCAGATCATCTCAGAATCCTGCCTGCAAAGCTGGAAAAGTCTCAGGGCCTCAGAAACCTTTTCAGGGAAGAGGAGGGAGAAGGACGGACTTTCAGAACATCAACTCGGGTCAGAAGATCTCGGAAAAAAtgccaaaaagcaaagaaacacaGACAG GGTGCCTGATCGAACAGCTGTCCGAGGAGAAGTACGAGTGCATGGTGTGCTGCGACGTCATCCGGGTCATGGCCCCCGTGTGGAGCTGCCAGAGCTGCTTCCACGTCTTCCATCTGAACTGCATCAAGAAGTGGGCTCGATCCCCGGCCTCGCAGGCAGACG attCGTCTGAAGGTTGGCGTTGTCCTGCCTGCCAGAATGTTGCACTGAAACACCCGACCGCCTACACCTGCTTCTGTG CTAAAGTGACGAACCCTGAGTGGCAGCGCAGCGAGATTCCCCACAGCTGCGGTGACATGTGTGGGAAGAAGAGGAGCGGACTGGACTGCAACCACCCCTGTAACAT CTTGTGCCATCCTGGACCTTGTCCTTCATGTCCTGCCTTTGTCACCAAAACCTGCGTCTGTGGGAAGATGAG TCAGCCGATGCGCTGCGGCCAGGCCTCGGTCCTCCAGTGTGACAAAGTCTGTGGGGCTTTACTCAACTGTGGTGAACACTGTTGCATGCAGGTGTGCCACAGCGGTGCGTGTCAGCCCTGCCAGCTGCAGGTTCAGCAGG TTTGTTACTGTGGCGTTACCACTCGGACCGTCCCGTGCGGCACAGATAAAGAGGGATTTGATGGCGCAGGACATTTCTCCTGTCAAAAACTTTGCTCCAA GATGTTGGACTGTGAAGCTCACCGGTGCCAGCAGGTGTGCCACCACGGACCGTGCCAGCCGTGCCCGCGCTCTTTGAGCCTGGTGAAAACGTGTCCCTGTGGTCAGACGCCACTGACCAAACTGCTGGATCTAGGCTACTCTGAGCGACGAAGCTGCTCCGATCCCATCCCGTCCTGCGGAAAGACGTGCAACAGACCTCTGCCTTGTGGCTCCAATG ACACCATCCATATGTGTCAGAATTTGTGCCATGAGGGGAGCTGCGGACCCTGCTCTCTGACCTCAACAATCAGGTGCCGCTGCGGCTCCATGACGAAG gaggtACCATGtgcaaatattcaaaatgaag ATGAGCTCGTCTTCACCTGTGAGAGGCGATGCAACAAGAAGCGCTCCTGTGGTCGACACAAGTGTGGAGAGCTGTGTTGTGTG AAGGTGGAGCACAGGTGCCCCATGATCTGTGGCTACAAGCTGAACTGTGGCCTCCACCGCTGCCAGGAGCCGTGCCACAAAGGGAACTGTGAGCCCTGCTGGCAGTCCA GTTTTGATGAGCTGACGTGTCATTGCGGCGCCTCTGTGTTGTACCCCCCGATCCCCTGTGGCACAAAGCCGCCAGAGTGCAAAAACCCATGCATGAGAAGACACGAGTGTGACCATCCAG TGTTTCACAACTGCCACAGCGATGAGAAATGCCCACCTTGCACATACCTCACTCAGAAATGGTGCATGGGAAAGCATGAG CAACGCAGCAACATCCCGTGTCACCTACAAGACATTTCCTGCGGTCTGACGTGTAATAAGATGCTGCCTTGTGAAATGCACCGCTGCAAACGGCTCTGCCATCGCGGAGACTGCCTGTCAGAGGACGGCTGCCAGCAGCCGTGCATGCTGCCCCGTCCATACTGCGGCCACCCGTGCTCTGCTCCCTGTCACAGAGGCAGCAGCTGCCCACGCACCACCTGCACTGCCAAG GTCGCGCTCCAGTGTGACTGCGGTCGAAGAAAGGAAAGTGTTGCCTGCACAGAAGCTGCCAATTCTTATCAGAG GTTTGCAGCCATCGCGATGGCCAGCAAACTGTCTGACATGCAGCTCGGCGACTCTATGGACATCGGTCCACTCCTCACcaagaaggagcagaaacagACGAG GCTGGAGTGTGATCAAGAATGCGCCACTTTGGAGAGAAACCGACGTCTGGCCGAGGCATTGCAGATAGACTCGTCCTCAGACCCCTTCAACGCTCGCTCAACCTCTGTTTACAGCGACACCCTCAAAGAGGACGGCAG AAAGGACCTGAAGTTTCTCTCTGAGGTAGAGGAAGAGATCAAGAGTCTTGTTGACCTTGCCAATAAG GGAAAACAGCCAAAGAGGAGCCACTGCTTTCCGCCGATGAACAGGGAGCACCGGAAGATCATCCACGAGCTGGCCGAGGTCTACGGCGTCGAGAGCGTGAGCTACGACAGCGAGCCCAAACGGAACGTGGTCATCACGGCCCACAA AGGGAAGTCAGCCTGTCCAAACTCAAGCCTGACATCGGTGATAGAGAGGGAGAAGGCTGCGAGGGCGCCTCCTCCCATCGCTCATATCAAACAGCACAGCAGCAA GGCTGTGAGTGGAAGCACCTGGTCAAAGACTGTTAAAGAGGAGCCTGTGATCGATTATTTTGATGTTCAGGACTGA